In Ciona intestinalis chromosome 7, KH, whole genome shotgun sequence, the genomic window AACAGTATTTGCCAGGACCGTACCTGCTGTGTACATTGAAATTTTTCTAAACAAGTCTCCAGATAAACACAGCGTAAAACCAGTCCATATTAGCCACTGAATGGTCTTTATacctaaataataatattatatagaataaaattggTGCTCACTGCTCATAGGAATATAAACATATGAATGTAGAAATGAATAGGTGTAACCTCCTTTATCCTcccgtggccggaaaacaacagtcgttataacacaggtgttctgtttcatgcaccttacGCCTGgttacgagttatcatgtatgttactttgtacagtttgtaggtgattatttatttcgAAGTTTTTCATTGGTTTAcgggcaggcgtgctaaccactttgcaaaCAAAGAGATCTGGCCTAACTTTCGTTACAGCACACAATAGTACTTAACTAAGACTGTTAAttcaaatattatacaaatctTACCTGGAAAGAAGTACAGTAATGTCCAATGCTCCACCACACTTAAAATCATGGCAACATTAAACTCTAGACTGTGGTTTAAGATGAAGGAAGAGAGAGATATACTTGTTGGATTAAACAGGGCAGTGGCTAAGTATTCACCCATATGAAATGTTGACAGAACACAAATGTATAGGCcaaatgataaatataatgtagATGCAAAGTATGCAATGCTGAAACCCATCATAAAAAATGCAGTCAGCATGTAGGATCTCCATGCAACCTAAAAAGACATTAGAACAACtggaattatttttactgttCTATTTTCGAGCTATTAAAAGGTGGCAACAATGAAGAAATAATCAATGTATTTAATTACTTACCGAAAACATTCGCATGTTTATGATTTTAGCTGCAAGCCACAGATGGGAAACTACAGTGGTCAAAATCCACCCAACGATAATGTAGATATTTTCAATATCGCCTTCCCATATCCAATATAGCGGACTCCATAACGCACAAGAGAAAATTGAAAGCAGCGCAACTTTTGCGTGTATAATCATGCTCTTTAATGTGATGACATAAAATCGGTAACTTCTCACTATGGCCTGTAGTATTGCCGTTTTTGCCTTACTTTCTTAGAAGTTTTGCATCCAACCTAAGcaaattgtaaattaaacagaTATACAACTGTGTTTTTTGAACGTACGTGTCTGTCTACCTCCTCACAGGAAAGCCAAATACGGAAAACATTCTATACTCTCTACGCATGATTACGTTCAAAAGTAAACTTTAGCAATAGAAATCCAACGGGTTTCGTTTAAAGACTtcgtttgttattttttatacaggtTGGTTCTGTGTTTTAATAAGAAAACAGGCACAACGACaacgttatatttattttttatcgaAGAATGGGTCAATGCAGGCACGATCATGTCGAAATTAAGATCCATACTAAAAAGATCAGCAATTTATTAGTAAATATGAAGTAAAACACTTTTCATAGTTACGGGTTGAAATTAATATCATTTGCTGCACTGTGGGAAAGCAGAATCATGCACATGACAGTTTATTGTGTACTTAACTTACACTAAAAGCAGGGTACCATTTATACAAAGGCACTAGTTTCTCACATATTCTAGTTGGAAGTTCGTTGTAGGTCCAGAGATTTGAAATAATAGTTATTAAAACACTGGAGACAAGTTAAACTTACACCATTTTAAAAGGTCCCAGTTACACAAGTGAAACAGAAAGCTCAGTCAAATAAGTGCCAGCATTCCAAAATGCCGTGGGTTAGTACTGTTTTGAATTGCCACAATTAATACTTGTTTGTGTAATTATCCATTAAAAGATCCAAAGGAAAAGGCACAGTGTATAACATGGATGTACAGTAAGACTGGACtcttacacaaaaaaatgacatgtTCACAATCCCACTTCAGAATCTTAACACAAATAGGCtgcttgtaaaatatttaaaaattgcacCATCTTCACACTTTTGTTGCAAGCTTTTTTTAACAAGGATTAAACCACAGAAAAAAAGGCCCTGTGtaagtagtaaaaaaaatattaaaaattcaaaatttgtaaaatctgTACTTCCAGTGGGAGCACGCATAGTgacacattttttcaaaatgacTGATGTTGTACAACGGCAGATTCCCTCATTGAATGCAGAAAACATTTCCGTAAAGAATGGCAAGTAAGAAATAATTGCAAAGTTCAGAATATTGATCACTTAATACTTGTTGCGATTATGGAAATTCACAATTGCTCGTTCTAGTGATGTTCGGTCAAAAGTAAAGTTGACCCAGGCAGCTGGCAATGAATCAGCTTGCAAACTTTTACCTTTCCCTACAAAAAGTCCACCATCACCTTGATTAGTTGCATGCAAATATTGGCCTCTGCCACGGCCACCTTGATGTGGTTTATTTcgattttcttgtttaatattCAGTGTACGAATTGCATAAATATCCTCAAGCGCTTTATTGTTTCCTTGCTTAAATGAGTTGATCTGCTCATCTTCGAAAGATTTTTCATTGGAAGTCTTGGGAGCCATGGAGAGACTTGGAGATGTGGAGAACTTGACCGGCGAACCAAATCCATTGTAATGTGATCGAGGTGATTGATTGGAGTTCCTGCCTTTCTCCTTACCTTGAGACTTTCTTTCACCCTTTGGCCTG contains:
- the LOC100180736 gene encoding protein-S-isoprenylcysteine O-methyltransferase-like isoform X1, which codes for MIIHAKVALLSIFSCALWSPLYWIWEGDIENIYIIVGWILTTVVSHLWLAAKIINMRMFSVAWRSYMLTAFFMMGFSIAYFASTLYLSFGLYICVLSTFHMGEYLATALFNPTSISLSSFILNHSLEFNVAMILSVVEHWTLLYFFPGIKTIQWLIWTGFTLCLSGDLFRKISMYTAGKSFTHLVQYYKRDSHKLIVNGVYSLFRHPSYTGWFCWSVATQVLLLNPICLIGYTVASWKFFQERIYYEEITLLNFFGQQYLDYKRRVPSGIPFVCGYSLTQS
- the LOC100180736 gene encoding protein-S-isoprenylcysteine O-methyltransferase-like isoform X2, whose translation is MIIHAKVALLSIFSCALWSPLYWIWEGDIENIYIIVGWILTTVVSHLWLAAKIINMRMFSVAWRSYMLTAFFMMGFSIAYFASTLYLSFGLYICVLSTFHMGEYLATALFNPTSISLSSFILNHSLEFNVAMILSVVEHWTLLYFFPGKSFTHLVQYYKRDSHKLIVNGVYSLFRHPSYTGWFCWSVATQVLLLNPICLIGYTVASWKFFQERIYYEEITLLNFFGQQYLDYKRRVPSGIPFVCGYSLTQS